One window from the genome of Flavobacterium agricola encodes:
- the tamL gene encoding translocation and assembly module lipoprotein TamL, with protein sequence MKSTVFSIKYFLLLVLIAIYTTSCSGIKAVPEGEYLYVGPKIAVLPDSIYSKSERKAFDAEINALLFPKPNKSFWGMRPGLFFHNLKNPEKKSGLGHWLSKKFGEEPILLSNVDVNYNRDLIVNRLENKGYFNVRAEAEANTKVKTATVDYEVTPNAQFLIRDVSYASDSSRIWQDILKTEKHSLLKPNQPYNLDVIKQERVRIDTYLRNHGYFYFIDDYLLIQADSSVGKHQVDLRLVLKPTTPKIAKYPYSINDIFVYVGNNDANYFLNYKKDTVPNYKNIVITDLDSLFKPKIFDNTIHFKTGGLYNRRDQSISLNRLVNLGIFKFVKNQFVIADSLNHKLNVMYMLSPSEMKSLRFETTGKTNSASYTGFEVSTNWQHKNLFKGGERFKFSVFGGMDFQLGGNNQGYDIYRLGSELSINWPRLIAPFGINYTGDYVPRTQATIGYEFQKRMQLYALNTFKTSFGYNWKYRTFSEHNLDVIEIFYVSPTSVTELFQNQAQTNSYDARILNKQLTFGPTYSYTFTNTMLNKKNTWYYKGSADLSANIVGLLTGANVKKGKEKEILGVPFSQYAKVENDIRFYHKVSPRATLATRFLAGVAYPYGNSKEVPYLKQFFIGGSNSIRAFRPRSIGPGSYDPKTAPSSFLMDQSGDIKLEANIEYRPKLFSVFEGAIFVDAGNVWLINKNEARPGGEFTKDFYKDIAIGAGVGLRVDIELLIFRLDLAFPVRYPYGEDRWAKIDLLNSRWRKDNLLLNFAIGYPF encoded by the coding sequence ATGAAAAGCACTGTTTTTTCCATAAAATATTTTTTACTCCTTGTATTAATCGCAATTTATACAACAAGTTGTTCTGGGATTAAAGCAGTTCCTGAAGGTGAATATTTGTACGTGGGGCCTAAAATTGCTGTTTTACCCGATTCTATTTATTCTAAATCCGAACGAAAAGCTTTTGATGCAGAAATTAATGCGTTGCTTTTTCCTAAACCTAATAAATCATTTTGGGGCATGCGTCCCGGGTTGTTTTTTCACAATTTAAAAAATCCAGAAAAAAAATCGGGCTTAGGCCATTGGCTAAGCAAAAAATTTGGCGAAGAACCTATTTTACTTTCTAATGTAGATGTTAATTACAACCGCGATTTAATTGTTAACCGATTAGAAAACAAAGGTTATTTTAACGTGCGTGCCGAGGCAGAAGCTAATACAAAAGTTAAAACTGCAACTGTTGATTACGAGGTAACACCAAATGCTCAGTTTTTAATTCGCGATGTAAGTTATGCTAGCGATTCGTCGCGCATTTGGCAAGATATTTTAAAAACTGAAAAACACAGTTTATTAAAACCCAATCAGCCGTATAATTTAGATGTTATTAAGCAAGAACGTGTTCGTATTGATACATATTTGCGCAACCACGGTTATTTTTATTTTATAGATGATTATTTACTTATTCAGGCAGATAGCTCGGTAGGAAAACATCAGGTAGATTTAAGATTAGTTTTAAAACCTACTACGCCAAAAATTGCAAAATATCCGTATAGCATTAACGATATTTTTGTTTACGTAGGAAATAACGATGCCAACTATTTTTTAAATTATAAAAAAGATACGGTTCCGAATTATAAAAACATTGTAATTACAGATCTCGATTCGTTATTTAAGCCTAAAATTTTTGACAATACCATACATTTTAAAACCGGAGGATTATACAACCGCCGCGATCAATCTATTTCCTTAAATAGATTGGTTAACTTAGGTATTTTTAAGTTTGTTAAAAACCAATTTGTCATTGCCGATTCGCTAAATCATAAGCTGAATGTAATGTACATGTTGTCGCCTTCAGAAATGAAATCGTTACGTTTTGAAACTACCGGAAAAACCAACTCGGCTAGTTATACCGGGTTTGAGGTTTCTACCAATTGGCAACATAAAAACTTATTTAAAGGCGGTGAACGTTTTAAGTTTTCTGTTTTTGGCGGAATGGATTTTCAGTTAGGAGGTAATAATCAAGGATATGATATTTACCGTTTAGGTTCTGAGCTCAGCATCAATTGGCCGCGCTTAATTGCGCCTTTCGGAATAAATTATACCGGTGATTACGTGCCAAGAACCCAAGCAACCATTGGATACGAATTTCAGAAAAGGATGCAGTTGTATGCTTTAAATACATTTAAAACGTCGTTTGGTTACAATTGGAAATACCGAACATTCTCAGAACATAATTTGGATGTAATTGAAATTTTTTACGTTTCTCCAACATCGGTAACCGAGCTTTTTCAAAACCAAGCCCAAACCAATTCTTACGATGCTCGTATTTTAAATAAACAGCTCACATTTGGACCAACGTACAGCTATACATTTACCAATACCATGTTAAACAAAAAAAACACATGGTATTATAAAGGTTCGGCAGATTTATCGGCTAACATTGTAGGTTTACTTACTGGCGCCAATGTAAAAAAAGGGAAAGAAAAAGAAATTTTAGGCGTACCTTTTAGCCAATATGCCAAAGTAGAAAACGATATTCGTTTTTACCATAAAGTTTCGCCAAGAGCCACATTGGCTACGCGCTTTTTAGCCGGCGTTGCTTATCCGTACGGAAATTCTAAAGAAGTACCGTATTTGAAACAATTTTTTATTGGAGGTTCTAACTCCATTCGTGCTTTCAGACCGCGTTCTATTGGTCCCGGAAGTTACGATCCTAAAACTGCACCAAGTTCTTTTTTAATGGATCAATCGGGTGATATTAAGTTAGAAGCTAATATTGAATACCGTCCAAAACTTTTTAGCGTTTTTGAAGGAGCAATTTTTGTTGATGCCGGAAATGTATGGTTAATTAATAAAAATGAAGCGCGCCCCGGCGGAGAATTTACTAAAGATTTTTATAAAGATATTGCTATTGGAGCCGGTGTTGGCTTACGTGTAGATATTGAATTACTTATTTTTAGATTAGATTTGGCTTTCCCGGTTCGTTATCCGTACGGTGAAGATCGTTGGGCAAAAATAGATTTATTAAATAGCAGATGGCGAAAAGATAATTTACTTTTAAACTTTGCTATTGGTTATCCGTTTTAA
- a CDS encoding glycosyltransferase family 4 protein — protein sequence MNPTLLILSSVWVEPNSSAAGMRMLQLINLFQNQKYTIHYASTAANSLFGFNLQTLNVITHTVELNHANFDAFVKQLNPDVVIFDRFMVEEQFGWRVLQQCPNALRILDTEDLHCLRQARQLAYKQNRDFTETDLFSEHAKREIASILRCDLALIISTFEMQLLQNQFQIPENHLFYLPFLTDLNDWNSAVNKTFNQRADLVCIGNFLHEPNWATVQIIKENIWPILRKQLPEVNMRIYGAYPSQKVMQLHKPAERFFIEGRADNASEVIGSAKVMVAPIPFGAGIKGKLYEAMLYGTPSVTTPIGAEAMYDNLPWNGQIADNEIDFCNAVVHLYQNENQWKQAQQNGYDLIKSKYDKDLFADLFSVKIESLKNNLTLHRNTNFMGQILNYHLYRSTEFMSRWIEEKNKKQNENSSS from the coding sequence ATGAATCCAACGCTATTAATTCTTTCATCGGTTTGGGTAGAACCAAATTCGTCTGCAGCTGGCATGCGCATGTTGCAACTTATTAATTTGTTTCAAAACCAAAAATACACCATTCATTATGCATCAACCGCTGCAAATAGCTTGTTTGGTTTCAATTTGCAAACTTTAAATGTAATTACACATACCGTAGAATTAAACCATGCTAATTTTGATGCTTTTGTAAAACAACTAAATCCTGATGTGGTTATTTTTGACCGATTTATGGTTGAAGAGCAATTTGGTTGGCGCGTGTTACAGCAATGCCCCAATGCGCTACGAATTTTAGATACTGAAGATTTGCATTGTTTGCGCCAAGCAAGGCAATTGGCATACAAGCAAAATCGTGATTTTACTGAGACTGATTTGTTTTCAGAACATGCAAAACGAGAAATTGCTAGCATTTTACGTTGTGATTTGGCGTTAATTATTTCAACCTTCGAAATGCAGTTGCTACAAAATCAATTTCAAATTCCCGAAAACCATTTGTTTTACTTACCTTTTTTAACCGATTTAAATGATTGGAATTCTGCTGTTAATAAAACATTTAATCAGCGTGCCGATTTAGTTTGCATCGGTAATTTTTTACACGAGCCCAATTGGGCAACCGTTCAGATAATAAAAGAAAACATTTGGCCTATTTTACGTAAACAATTGCCAGAAGTAAATATGCGCATTTATGGTGCTTATCCGTCGCAAAAAGTTATGCAATTGCACAAACCTGCCGAACGTTTTTTTATTGAAGGCCGTGCCGATAATGCTTCTGAGGTAATAGGTTCTGCTAAAGTTATGGTTGCACCTATTCCGTTTGGCGCCGGCATAAAAGGGAAATTGTACGAAGCTATGTTATACGGAACGCCATCGGTTACAACACCAATTGGAGCCGAAGCCATGTACGATAATTTGCCTTGGAACGGGCAGATTGCAGATAATGAAATCGATTTTTGCAACGCAGTTGTACATTTGTACCAAAATGAAAACCAGTGGAAACAAGCCCAACAAAACGGCTATGATTTAATTAAAAGTAAATACGATAAAGATTTATTTGCCGATTTGTTTTCGGTAAAAATAGAATCATTAAAAAATAACCTAACTTTGCATCGCAATACGAATTTTATGGGGCAAATTTTAAATTACCATTTGTACAGAAGTACAGAATTTATGTCCCGTTGGATCGAAGAAAAAAATAAAAAACAAAATGAAAATAGCTCAAGTTAA
- a CDS encoding GNAT family N-acetyltransferase translates to MKIAQVNSETVDWDLLILADPSEEVIASYIDNCIIFQLYEETFPVAVVALLKLNDTEIEIKNIAVDEEYQNQGLGTDLIHFCAKQAKQNGYKKLWIGTGNSSLSQLLLYQKLGFRMSYIKENFFVEHYDEKIVENKIPCLDMVMLYKNL, encoded by the coding sequence ATGAAAATAGCTCAAGTTAATAGCGAAACGGTAGATTGGGATTTGTTAATTTTGGCTGATCCGTCGGAAGAAGTTATTGCATCGTACATTGATAATTGTATTATTTTTCAGTTGTACGAAGAAACTTTTCCGGTTGCTGTTGTTGCTCTTTTAAAGTTAAACGATACTGAAATAGAAATTAAAAATATTGCCGTTGACGAAGAATATCAGAATCAAGGATTAGGAACCGATTTAATTCATTTCTGTGCCAAGCAAGCCAAACAAAATGGCTACAAAAAATTATGGATAGGAACCGGAAATTCATCATTATCTCAATTGCTTTTGTATCAAAAATTAGGTTTTAGAATGAGCTATATTAAAGAAAACTTTTTTGTAGAACATTATGACGAAAAAATTGTAGAAAACAAAATACCGTGTTTAGATATGGTTATGTTATACAAAAACTTATAA
- a CDS encoding DUF4268 domain-containing protein: MFSKEEALKIKKEFWTTFAEEYPRKWLLYDTKIKDFTFKFYADNKKAQVTLDIECKDDEKRKIYYEKIESLKTILLEEHVPDAIFERNFYLDNGKLISKIWVEKTGVCINNRATWPAIYDFFNEKMAAFEYFFYEYQDYISDLEINT; this comes from the coding sequence ATGTTTAGTAAAGAAGAAGCACTAAAAATAAAAAAAGAATTTTGGACAACCTTTGCGGAAGAATATCCAAGAAAATGGTTGTTGTACGACACGAAGATTAAAGATTTTACATTTAAATTTTACGCCGACAACAAAAAAGCGCAAGTAACTTTAGATATCGAATGTAAAGATGATGAAAAGCGAAAAATTTATTATGAAAAAATAGAATCGTTAAAAACCATTTTGTTAGAAGAACATGTGCCGGATGCTATTTTTGAACGTAATTTTTATTTAGACAACGGCAAACTAATTAGTAAAATTTGGGTTGAAAAAACAGGAGTTTGCATTAACAACCGAGCAACATGGCCAGCTATTTATGACTTTTTTAATGAAAAAATGGCTGCGTTTGAATACTTTTTTTACGAATACCAAGATTATATTTCTGACCTAGAAATTAACACATAA
- a CDS encoding NUDIX hydrolase — MKFDTFLQSLTKLQNIELPFLVSHEKMAPFERINQLRSLDFSSLDYREAAVLILFYQKNNETYFVLTERNEYAGVHSKQISLPGGKKEKFDLDLKHTAVRETEEEIGINISVQQVASALSPVYVPPSNFMIYPFIGFANQSFTFNPDPREVKNIIEVKVADLFHPDVVQFQNMTTSYSNSTSVPYFKINDYVVWGATAMILSELIDVLDVLLKQ; from the coding sequence ATGAAATTTGATACATTTTTACAATCGCTTACAAAATTACAAAATATTGAGTTACCATTTTTAGTATCGCACGAAAAGATGGCTCCTTTTGAACGCATCAACCAATTACGCAGCTTAGACTTTTCGAGTTTAGATTATCGCGAAGCTGCTGTTTTAATATTGTTTTACCAAAAAAATAACGAAACGTATTTTGTGCTAACCGAGCGAAATGAATATGCGGGCGTGCATTCTAAACAAATTAGCTTGCCTGGCGGTAAAAAAGAAAAATTTGATTTAGATTTAAAACATACCGCAGTGCGAGAAACTGAGGAGGAGATTGGAATAAATATTTCGGTACAGCAAGTTGCCAGTGCTTTATCACCGGTTTATGTGCCACCAAGTAATTTTATGATTTATCCGTTTATTGGATTTGCCAACCAATCGTTTACCTTTAATCCAGATCCTCGAGAAGTAAAAAATATAATTGAAGTTAAGGTGGCCGATTTGTTTCATCCCGATGTAGTTCAGTTTCAAAACATGACAACATCGTATTCTAATTCAACTTCGGTTCCTTATTTTAAAATTAATGATTATGTAGTTTGGGGAGCAACTGCTATGATTTTAAGCGAATTAATAGATGTGCTAGATGTTTTATTAAAACAATAG
- a CDS encoding lysophospholipid acyltransferase family protein codes for MGLFKRNIFGHILFLKRWLIYAFGLLTHKRYKGFNQLNIEGSDILRNLPQNNVLFISNHQTYFADVVAMFHVFNASLKGRENNINNVAGYLFNPKLNLYYVAAKETMQKGLLPRIMAYAGAISVERTWRANGADISGADKKAVNLDDTANIGEALKDGWVITFPQGTTKSFKPVRKGTAHIIKNYKPIVVPVVIDGFRRSFDKKGLRLKKKGILQSMVIKAPLRIDYDNESIDEIVRKIEFAIEQHPSFLKVISEDQLKEMEKLNKERKY; via the coding sequence ATGGGATTATTTAAGCGAAACATATTTGGGCACATCTTATTTTTAAAACGCTGGTTAATTTATGCTTTTGGTTTGCTAACGCATAAACGCTATAAAGGATTTAATCAATTAAATATTGAAGGCTCAGATATTTTAAGAAATTTGCCCCAAAACAATGTACTTTTTATATCCAACCATCAAACGTATTTTGCTGATGTTGTTGCCATGTTTCATGTATTTAACGCCAGCTTAAAAGGACGCGAAAATAATATTAACAATGTTGCAGGTTATTTATTTAACCCCAAGTTAAATTTGTATTACGTTGCAGCTAAAGAAACCATGCAAAAAGGCCTTTTACCTCGTATAATGGCTTATGCAGGAGCAATTTCTGTTGAAAGAACTTGGCGTGCCAATGGTGCCGATATTAGCGGTGCCGATAAAAAAGCTGTAAATTTAGATGATACAGCCAATATTGGCGAAGCTTTAAAAGACGGATGGGTAATAACGTTTCCGCAAGGAACAACCAAATCGTTTAAGCCCGTACGTAAAGGTACTGCGCACATTATAAAAAATTATAAACCAATTGTTGTACCGGTTGTGATTGACGGATTTAGACGTTCTTTTGATAAAAAAGGTTTACGTTTAAAGAAAAAAGGCATTTTACAATCTATGGTAATCAAGGCACCATTACGTATTGATTACGATAACGAATCGATTGATGAAATTGTTAGAAAAATTGAATTTGCTATTGAACAGCATCCTTCGTTTTTAAAAGTTATTTCTGAAGATCAGCTTAAAGAAATGGAAAAGCTAAATAAAGAAAGAAAATATTAA
- a CDS encoding GNAT family N-acetyltransferase: protein MPYNLLLTDLQLFKLMTNFDINVDYILENDFVKLIPLQENHFHDLLYFTENEPEIWEYTMVKANTPDNLKKYISAAIEARIKQQEYAFIVYDKMQNKFAGATRFCDINLGLQKMQMGYTWYGKHHQGTGINKHCKYLLLDFCFETMHMERLEFRCYTENERSINALKSIGCTIEGVIRSNAIAPNGLRRDSMVLSILKHEWHFNVKTMLQNKLYSTPALAI from the coding sequence ATGCCTTATAATTTATTACTAACTGATTTACAGCTATTTAAGTTGATGACAAACTTTGATATTAATGTTGACTATATTTTAGAAAATGACTTCGTAAAGTTAATTCCGCTTCAGGAAAACCATTTTCATGACTTATTATATTTTACTGAAAATGAACCAGAAATTTGGGAATATACCATGGTGAAAGCCAATACGCCAGATAATTTAAAAAAATATATTAGCGCTGCTATTGAAGCTCGAATTAAACAACAAGAATATGCGTTTATTGTTTATGATAAAATGCAAAATAAATTTGCAGGCGCTACCCGCTTTTGTGACATTAATTTAGGGTTACAAAAAATGCAAATGGGTTATACCTGGTATGGTAAGCACCACCAAGGTACTGGCATTAACAAGCATTGTAAATATTTGTTGCTTGATTTTTGTTTTGAAACCATGCATATGGAGCGCTTAGAATTTCGTTGCTATACTGAAAATGAGCGCAGCATTAATGCCTTAAAAAGCATTGGTTGTACCATTGAGGGCGTTATACGCAGCAACGCCATTGCACCAAATGGTTTACGCCGTGATAGCATGGTATTAAGTATTTTAAAACACGAATGGCATTTTAATGTAAAAACCATGTTACAAAACAAACTTTACAGCACGCCAGCTTTAGCAATATAA
- a CDS encoding SulP family inorganic anion transporter, producing MLQKLKHGWGNINYKVEILAGLTVAMTMIPESLSFAILANLNPLNGLYAAFIMGLVTALFGGRPAMISGGAGATVIVLIALVQTHGVEYLFVTVILAGIFQLLVGVFKLGKFIRLVPESVMYGFVNGLAVVIFLSQLKQFKTIQAGQEVWMQGPELYKMLALTGLTVVIVFLFPKITKKIPASLVGIVVVFALVAALGIETRTVKDIATIAGTLPPFHIPMVPFSLETLQVIFPYALVMAGVGLIETLLTLTVVDEMTETRGDSNQECLAQGSANILNGFFTGMGGCAMIAQTFVNIDAGSRTRLAGVIGAFAILLIILVGAPFIEMVPMAALTGVMMVVAFLTFKWSSFKFIHKMPKSDTIVMLVVMAITIFMHNLALAVLAGVIISALVFAWESAVRIRARKYVANDGIKYYEIYGPLFFASVSHFIEKFDVDADPENVVVSFKESRIADVSGIEALNKLAEKYRAKDKKIVLTHLSADCIQLLKNADVLVKVDINTDPTYKIPYNVQ from the coding sequence ATGTTACAAAAGTTAAAGCACGGTTGGGGCAATATAAATTATAAAGTAGAAATTTTAGCCGGTTTAACCGTAGCAATGACCATGATACCGGAATCGTTATCGTTTGCTATTTTAGCTAATTTAAATCCGTTAAATGGTTTATATGCTGCTTTTATTATGGGATTAGTTACCGCATTGTTTGGCGGACGTCCAGCTATGATTTCTGGCGGAGCAGGAGCAACGGTAATTGTTTTAATTGCTTTGGTGCAAACACATGGTGTTGAATATTTGTTTGTAACTGTAATTTTAGCCGGAATTTTTCAGTTACTGGTTGGAGTTTTTAAATTGGGAAAATTTATTCGTTTAGTTCCAGAATCGGTAATGTATGGTTTTGTAAACGGTTTAGCGGTTGTAATTTTTTTATCGCAACTAAAACAATTTAAAACAATACAGGCTGGACAAGAGGTCTGGATGCAAGGCCCTGAATTATATAAAATGCTTGCTTTAACAGGTTTAACTGTTGTAATTGTTTTTCTATTTCCAAAAATAACAAAAAAAATTCCTGCATCATTGGTTGGTATTGTTGTGGTTTTTGCCTTAGTTGCCGCATTAGGAATAGAAACCCGTACGGTGAAAGATATTGCAACCATAGCTGGTACATTACCTCCGTTTCATATTCCAATGGTTCCTTTTTCGTTAGAAACCTTGCAGGTTATTTTTCCATACGCCTTAGTAATGGCTGGCGTTGGTTTGATAGAAACCTTATTAACCTTAACAGTGGTTGATGAAATGACTGAAACCCGTGGAGATAGTAATCAAGAATGTTTAGCACAAGGTTCAGCAAATATTTTAAATGGATTTTTTACCGGAATGGGTGGTTGTGCCATGATTGCGCAAACTTTTGTTAATATTGATGCGGGCTCACGTACGCGTTTGGCTGGCGTAATAGGTGCTTTTGCCATTTTACTTATTATTTTAGTAGGCGCTCCGTTTATAGAAATGGTTCCTATGGCAGCTTTAACCGGAGTAATGATGGTGGTTGCTTTTTTAACCTTTAAATGGAGTAGTTTTAAGTTTATTCATAAAATGCCAAAATCAGATACAATTGTTATGTTGGTTGTTATGGCAATTACCATTTTTATGCACAATTTGGCTTTGGCCGTTTTAGCTGGAGTTATTATTTCGGCCTTAGTTTTTGCTTGGGAAAGTGCGGTACGTATTCGTGCACGTAAATATGTAGCTAATGACGGAATAAAATATTACGAAATTTATGGACCTTTATTTTTTGCGTCGGTTTCTCATTTTATAGAAAAGTTTGATGTGGATGCCGATCCTGAAAATGTAGTTGTAAGTTTTAAAGAAAGTAGAATAGCAGATGTTTCGGGTATTGAAGCTTTAAATAAGTTAGCCGAAAAATATAGAGCAAAAGATAAAAAAATTGTTTTAACACATTTATCTGCCGATTGTATTCAATTACTTAAAAATGCCGACGTTTTAGTTAAGGTTGATATCAATACAGATCCTACGTATAAAATACCATATAACGTACAGTAA
- a CDS encoding acyl-CoA thioesterase: METIFYKGQVLWSMIDANRHVRHSAYSDMCTQARSNLMIHIGLSMKECLKLGIGPVLFREETLFKREVRMDEFVYIEVALTKYDTQKSRFSIEHKLFKVDGTLSAIVNVDGAFMNLKERALTVLPQDIQAKVLQIPKATTYVEI; this comes from the coding sequence ATGGAAACTATTTTTTATAAAGGACAAGTACTTTGGTCTATGATTGATGCTAACAGACATGTTAGGCATTCAGCTTATTCTGATATGTGCACCCAAGCACGTAGCAACTTAATGATTCACATTGGTCTTTCTATGAAAGAATGCCTAAAACTTGGAATTGGTCCGGTATTATTTCGAGAAGAAACGCTTTTTAAACGCGAAGTAAGAATGGATGAGTTTGTTTATATTGAAGTTGCCTTAACAAAATATGATACACAAAAGTCAAGATTTAGTATCGAACATAAATTATTTAAAGTAGACGGTACTTTAAGCGCTATTGTAAATGTAGATGGTGCTTTTATGAATTTAAAAGAACGCGCTCTAACTGTTTTACCTCAGGATATACAAGCAAAGGTTTTACAAATACCGAAAGCTACAACTTATGTAGAAATATAA